The region acccaaatcaagcaatttcaagatctagtcacaaagagatgttaaaacatgaaatttctagtctatagaagcaatgtaggctcaatacaagtctatcaagtcatctcataacaatatatctcaagaaaaatatcatacaagaaaaacccatggagatattcttcaaaaatagaacaagttcttcattaaacaagtagatagcaaagaagagtatgttcataccttagaaatgacttagaatctttgagaaaagttgagagacttggaaggaaatgcttagaaagtgtatattttcagcttgggagagttcttgctcgtggtggggaagaaatgaagcaaggaaagggttttaaaccacttcgcgcgaaaattcgcgaaaaatctggtgcccgtccacgcacgctaccacgcgtggtggtaggcgtgggagctctctggtttattcccacgcctgctcacacgcgtgtgggcgGCGTGGCGGCCctctggaagttttccacgcctatccacacgcgtggtggtggcgtggagaCGTGCTGTGCAAAGTTTACCTTGGTTTCCCTTTCTCcttttgctagtgatgatgtttgtcaattgattgcgggcaacttataactctcgggtgcTTAGTCTGTatttgttagctcaaccgagattatagaaacattattgaaataaaactaagtaaaacatactaCATAAAACAAGAGAATCTTaaagaaaaagtaagataacattggaactgcctcccaagtgcgccatggttttacgtctcctggccagacatggtgtggcctatccttcaaggcacacagactttGGGACCCGACCTAGCGTCctgtgaaccttagcttcaaggaatgtcccaaggtgtGAAACATtcttgaatacccacaagaataaaggaagaacaacatgcaaggttggatgaattttaacattaaacaccctccttaactcttctaggatggtgtctacttccatttctttttcctctcttttccccctaaagattttctcgtttgtttcaaaccatatctcctcactcccttcctcaatctcgagtgtggtcaactctctccactaaACTCTctccataagatcaaacgtgaaagacctatcatttcccaccatctcttcctcacactccttttcttcatcactccactctattgggttagaaaaatcactcacactctcacacgaatagaatgaagcatcatccctttcactcaccaactcactctcacccaagacaaaggattcatcttctaaaaagttaaagcaatcatactcatatttaaacaaaagagaatccttacaatcattaatcaatatatcaaaatttttcatggaatcatcctcccgaaatttaaagcaatcataatcacatgtaatggaaatattaatgcaaagggagtcatccacacaagtgtcaagggtgtttgcaataagagcacaaggattgtcaagaaaattagcacaagaaagattagaaattttaccatattttggctcttcatcttcccacactagctcaatgtcatcatcctcactttccatctctacctccttttgattttcaattcgaaaattggaacttcttcaagcaccggggcataacaatccactTTCTCTTCAACATTCTCCTCTTCCCTAGCATTTTGCGCATTTTcgacctcttgtacaatccttggacgggcttccaaagtggggatgtcatctatgatagtggagttagctcgggactcattcattttcatgagctcctccatcatagatagcatcttcgtttcaactttttctaatggaagtccttcctcccgaagggtagcgagatagtctttcaattcgctcttgatttcggcctttagtttagccgtatcctccttggccatcctcgtgaattcatcaatttttgcttttaggatttcaatttcatcggtggccaGTGGggtataatcacaaggatttgtatgggtattatataggaaagagggtggtgtttcaaaggaataggtagtattgttttctttgtgaatttgtgatggaggtgggtagtaggtgtttaggtgggaattggggaatgaatttgactcatgagtatagcttgggtcgagttgtttcatcatttgcacaagcttactctctatgttttgggatatttctttggagcttaacgAGTCATTTTGATGATTGGAgtattgtgaagggtaattttcttggaaaggtggaggtggtgtttcatatggatatgggtgatgattgggtgtatgGAATGGATATGGATAGAGAGGTGGTAAatggtggtgtggaaatgggtaatgGTACgctggtggagggtaagtataggtggaatgggggtaatagggatatggttggggtagaGGATttctataggattgtcctccatgatgtgggtgATCATGGAGATTCATTTTAGTACTCTttggcaagcttacaaatgaatttcaacaagaatttcctgcacaatagcttagccaacaacaatatttgcaactaaaagtagttgcaagtgagcacaagatatacaaggcaaCTTAAGCTCACTTTCTTAAACAAGGAACAAAagtaagtaaataaaataaaaaaaaaaacaaaaagaaagcaattcaagaactcttaaaattctacttctaagatgtcaacactttTCGAAACCGTTTGTCATCCccagcaacgacgccattttgatgcTGTGTATATGGTGAGTGTGagggtgaaggtggtaaaacgaagagtcaagactcctcgagtgtcgtgtctctcaaggatggcgaatgggaaccgaattggtgtgttggcatctaggaggttgaaggaaaagagttacaggaatggctaggagttggattcattggtaagagggtaaggttgataaaagttgtgtaaagtaaagaaaagtaaagtggagattggggctttaggcttttccatgtggtttatctttggttggttttgcgagtgcaagttgttgaatagactagggagttcatggcacactaccaagtggcgtcacactttggactcccacatcctcattcggttggggcatttcatcgaacactttgtctaccactcctctcgggtctTGTCGTTTCAGACTAAGagtggagatgtgggtgagttagactcgtgggtggccgctatcgcgcgcacactcacttcctttgggtttgctacctaatgtggccacaaaaggcacaaagcttaaagaacatcatccacacaagttcaacatccaacaagcaagcaattcacaaatcaaagcaataatattaaacatccacatagatctaccatggggccaccaatcccctatctaatctactctagcatactaagaaacaagaaaaggaaaaggaaattcaaagaaacaagtattgaattagaaattgaagagaatggttaccaccccttgaaaaaggggatcttacaaccttgatcttaatcccaatcttcctccttgcccttgatctatacTAACTATTAACGGAAGgaattttctcccaagaggggagaaaaccctctagatctatctatcctattctatcaattttctgatctatccCCCTCTCCTTAGGTTTTGGgcaaaaagggatttatataggtgacaaagaaaaggaacaaatttcccaaaatagcccttggcccgaccacgcttgctcacacgcgtgtgagtggcgtggtggctctctagaataattccacgcccagccacacgcgtgtgaggctacATGGGGCATTACTGCATGTTGACTTGTTCGTCTTGTGctccattttagcttcaaatccctcttcaacctgtgaaatacttcaaaactctttctaggaaatgttgttagaagaaattgatcgcatttgagctgaaatgcatgcaattgttgtaattggatgtcaaaatgatgcgcttttaatctaataaagaccctttataagtgctattcttggtgcttatcaatatCTGATAAATCGGCTTCCCACACCAATTCTCAATAACAAATCTCCTTTTGAATGTCTTTTCAAAAAATTACCAACCTTTAAAAGGCTAAAAAGTTTTGGCTGTCTTTGCTTTCCTTGGTTACGTTCTTATACATGAACAAAGTTAGAACCAAAATCGATACCTTGCATTTTTTTAGGATATTCAACGTCGCAATCTGCATATAAATGTTGGGATTATGTTTCTAAACGTATGTATGTGTCTAGACACGTCAAGTTTATTGAAAACACTTTCCCTGCGCAAACCCACTTCCAGCatgaaaataattctcaatctGCAAACTTGTCCCAGTATAACACCACTCCAATTTTACAGCCTGTCTCTCCACCTCATGCTTGTCACAACATGTCAGATTCTGATAGAAATAACCCTTCTCCACAACCACGGTGTAGTCCGCACCAGTTAGCGTCACCGGATTCCGGCTCGTTTGCTGCGTCACTGGCAGCACCGTCCGAGCCTTCCTCTCCGGCGTCGAAGTCGGCCACCTCAGCGTCGAGTTCAGTCCCTTCGGTGTCGCAGTCCACCTCCTCCGAGTCACAGTCACCCTCTTTCGTGTCGTCGTCTGCCTCTTCCGCGTCTGTTCCGGCTGCAGCAAGTCCACCATCACCACCTCCCAGTCTAGTTCAGAACCCCACTGTAATTCCCAAACGATCTGCTCGGCTTCGAACAGTGAATCCAAAGTATTATGGTGAATACTTTGTGAACTCCACCACTGTGCATCCATTACCTGTTTCTCTTGAACCAAATAATATTACGCAGGCCTTGAAAGACCCTTTGTGGCGTGGCGCCATGGATGATGAGTTTGCAGCGTTACAACGAAACCAGACATGGGTCCTTGTTCCACGAGATGGTCACAATCCAATAGGTTGTAAGTGGGTTTATCGAATCAAACGAAAGCCGGATGGCGCGGTGGATCGCTACAAAGCGCGGTTGGTAGCGAAAGGCTTCTTACAACAGTCAGGGCGGGATTATTTCGAAACGTTTAGTCTTTTCATGAAACCTGTCACCATTCGGATTATTCTTACAATTGCCTTGAGCAGTAGGTGGACTATCCGGCAGCTAGACGTTAACAATGCATTTTTGCATGGTACTTTGTACGAAGATGTGTATATGGAACAACCGCCTGGTTACCTTGATGTCCAGAACCCATCCTATGTCTGTAAGCTACGCAAGGCACTATATGGCCTTAAACAGGCACCCCGTGCATGGTACTTAGAGTTGTCGCAGTTTCTGATCTCTGCAGGTTTTACACGCTTGAAAGCGGACACATCCCTGTTTATCTATGCCTCTGATGGTGTTCTTGCATATTTCTTGGTGTATGTTGACGACATCATCCTCACTGGCAGTAGCGTTGCATTTCTGGATGCCTTTGAATTGCAGTTAGCCAACCGGTTTTCAATCAAGGACCTTGGTCCTCTTCATCACTTTTTAGGAGTTGAGGTCATAACTACTTCATCTGGTATGTTTTTATCTCAGGGGCACTATCTAGAAGATATTCTAACTCAGTTCAAGATGGATGGAGTGAAACCTGTAACCACACTGATGGCTATTGACTCGGTGTTGCAAGTTGATAATACTACTCTAGTGGTAGATGCCACGAGCTATCGTCGACTAACTGGCCCTTTGCAATACCTTCTTATTACTCGACCGGATGTGGCATATGCTGTCAACAAGTTAGCTCAGTATATGCATGCACCAAACGCAGGTCACTAGCAAGCGGCAAAACGTATTCTCCGGTACCTAAAAGGTACAGTTCATCTTGGCTTGTGGTTGAAGTTTGGTGCTCCTCTACAGCTAACTGCTTTTTCTGATTCGGATTGGGGGAGCTTACGAGATAAAGGACGGTCTACTACTGCCTATGTCATTTACCTAGGGACTAACATTATTTCATGGAAGTCTACGCGTCAGAAAACAGTATCTCGGTCTTCAATAGAAGCTGAGTATCAGGCATTAGCTCATGCTGCAGCTGAACTTATTTGGATTCAGAACTTGCTACGGGAGGCACGTATTCGTCTGCGACAACCACCGTCTCTGTTGTGTGATAACTTAGGCGCTACGTATGTGTGTAAGAATCCAGTCTTCCACTCCAGGATGAAGCATCTTGCCTTGGATTATTTTTTCGTCCGTGACATGGTGGCTGAGGGTTCGTTATCTGTTCGGCACGTCTCTTCCTATGACCAAGTTGCGGATGTCTTAACTAAACCGTTGGGACGTGCTCTGTTTCAGAAGTTCAGGTCCAAGATTGGTGTAACCGATGGTTCCTCCATCTTGCGGGGGCGTATtaaacattaatattattcacaTGTTTAGTTTGTTGATTTAGTCTAGATGGTTATATTTTATCTCCTTTAGAATTGGTCTAGAGTTGTTGCTAGTATTTCTTCTATTTATACCTTCTCTGTACAATAGTTTGAATTATCATAATATACAGACTTTTCCCATTCTCACATTGCATAGGGCTGCCTACTACGCTGCATGACCAAGGTAATGTGTTGAATGGTTCTTTGAGTTACTATCTACGCTTAATGAGGATATGAAATGTTGGGGTTTATGGGGAAGTAGGAATAGTAAAGTTTGGAAAGGAACCCCCTTTGCATGCAGTACTATTACGGACATGGCCCTTTCGTATCTAACAAATTGGAAATTTGCGAACGAGAAGGTGATGGGGAGAATGGAGGAGGGAGTTGAGATGTTGAAGTGGAAGCCGCCGTGTCTTGGTCGTGTAAAGCTGAATGCATATGCTGCTTTTGATGAAGGAAATAATGTGATGGGCTTAGGTTGGGTCTTACGAGATGACGATGGTCGGTTCTTGGCGGCAAAAAGAATGTGTGTCCTGGGAAAGTACGAGGTTAAAGAGGCTAAGGCGGTTTGTGTTCGTGAAGCTCTCAGTTGGATGAAGGGGACAAGCATAGGGGACGTTGATGCGGAGACAGACTTACAGCTGGTTTATTATGCTTTATGTTCGGACTCTTTTAATTctgtttttggttttattattgACGATGTTAAAGATGTTGCATCCATGATAGATGGTGTAGACTTCTATTTTGTGAAGCGATCTACGAATCGTGCTTCCCACACTGTTGCTCGGGAAGTCGTTTCTATGTCAAGTTGCGGGCAGTGGTTCGACGACCCTCCTCTTTATCTTGTTGATTGTTTTCTTTCTGATTTAACGAATTAAgttctatttttcaaaaaaaaa is a window of Ipomoea triloba cultivar NCNSP0323 chromosome 11, ASM357664v1 DNA encoding:
- the LOC115995932 gene encoding uncharacterized protein LOC115995932, coding for MALSYLTNWKFANEKVMGRMEEGVEMLKWKPPCLGRVKLNAYAAFDEGNNVMGLGWVLRDDDGRFLAAKRMCVLGKYEVKEAKAVCVREALSWMKGTSIGDVDAETDLQLVYYALCSDSFNSVFGFIIDDVKDVASMIDGVDFYFVKRSTNRASHTVAREVVSMSSCGQWFDDPPLYLVDCFLSDLTN